The proteins below come from a single Zea mays cultivar B73 chromosome 8, Zm-B73-REFERENCE-NAM-5.0, whole genome shotgun sequence genomic window:
- the LOC100274142 gene encoding uncharacterized protein LOC100274142: MATPPNPPPPSTPIAAAAPLLPAEFTRFTFRALYVRRTGPSSREMIQPGRPYDELGRRLTSDYPVYDGRGSDAALVARMQGITVLVGNAHQLFTIVFETGRFKGSTLLTNGMVTEGSDEWAVYGGTGAFAMATGVIRRKNLLAGGGDSGGNSDELSVEVFCPVFGSPQQPPKDDDDGSAVTKIGLWGGPGGSAQDITTTEAPRRLNSVTIRAGIAVDSIEFTYTGKDRQRRTAGRWGGLGGNVRTIDLGDNEHIREVSGTYGTFEGATTLTSLRFITSTRAWGPWGTENGTRFCITAPIGSSVVGFYGRAGTRLVDAIGVYLRQL, encoded by the exons ATGGCGACGCCGCCGAACCCTCCTCCTCCGAGCACTCCCATAGCTGCGGCGGCGCCCTTATTGCCAGCAGAGTTCACCAGATTCACCTTCCGGGCCTTGTACGTCCGCCGGACCGGCCCAAGCAGCAGGGAGATGATTCAGCCGGGGAGACCTTACGATGAGCTGGGCAGAAGACTCACCAGTGACTACCCGGTGTACGATGGCCGTGGCTCCGACGCCGCCCTTGTCGCTCGCATgcaggggatcaccgtcctcgtcGGTAACGCGCACCAGCTGTTCACCATCGTGTTCGAGACCGGGAG GTTCAAGGGCTCCACGCTCCTCACCAACGGGATGGTGACGGAAGGGTCCGACGAGTGGGCGGTCTACGGCGGGACTGGAGCGTTTGCGATGGCCACCGGCGTCATCAGAAGGAAGAACCTTCTTGCCGGCGGCGGTGACAGTGGCGGGAACTCCGACGAGCTTAGCGTGGAAGTGTTCTGCCCGGTGTTCGGATCACCGCAGCAGCCGCCAAAG gacgacgacgatggctCCGCCGTCACCAAGATTGGACTATGGGGTGGGCCGGGAGGATCGGCACAGGACATCACGACGACAGAGGCACCAAGGCGTCTGAACAGCGTCACCATTCGCGCCGGTATTGCCGTCGACTCGATTGAGTTCACTTACACTGGCAAGGACAGGCAGAGGCGCACAGCTGGGCGATGGGGTGGACTTGGCGGCAATGTTCGAACG ATCGATCTTGGCGACAACGAACACATCAGGGAGGTGTCAGGAACGTACGGCACATTTGAAGGTGCTACTACCCTAACCTCGCTCAGGTTCAtcaccagcaccagagcctggggCCCATGGGGCACCGAGAACGGGACACGCTTCTGCATCACCGCGCCCATCGGCAGCAGCGTCGTGGGATTCTACGGACGCGCGGGAACCAGGCTCGTCGACGCTATCGGTGTCTACCTGCGTCAACTTTGA